Within the Bombus vancouverensis nearcticus chromosome 10, iyBomVanc1_principal, whole genome shotgun sequence genome, the region ATTTGTCCTTTACTATCAACAATTCCACAAGCTGTGTCATCACAGCTAGATTCTATTCCTAAAATTATAGTAGGCTTGCTGTGGAAAAAGTTCTGTACTAACTTTAAATTACGtttatgtaaatatgaaaatttaacaTTATTTGTAGAATGTTTATATAAGTATTTGTGAAACAATAAGCCTGTATTATATGCCATTcccaattttaaattaaacatgaactcttttcatttatatttagaacattataatatatgtggacatatattgtgtatatacatgtatgagtatatatacatatatagacatgttaaaattatattgtGTACTTAAGTTATTTGCATTTGCACTTATGCACAAATTCAAACATAACCGTATCAAACATAATAGTATTAGCCCATTAAAAtgctaataattaaattaatgatttatatGTGGTACTTTACtcaattttgtttattttatgtaGTGTATGAAATTAATGCAATATGCAAGGGCAGGAATAATATGTGCCATTACTATATTTGTTGTGATATTGTATTCGATATTATTTCGAGATTTCGATATAGGAAGTTGATACCTCGAAAGTAACAATCGATGTGAGCTACGCAACGCTCGTTATCTCGGGTCTCGGTGCCATCACAGTTTGCAGATTTTCCTTCAAGTATCAGAAAGTGGATGTACAATGTCGGAACAGTAAGagatatttatttttccattaCAGAAAATTAATGCTCTGATATAATTTTACTATTCGATTTAACCtcagaattattttatatacaattataaatctGTTATTTCTTCCGTATAGCTATGTTTAATTTGAGGTTAGAGTTATAATCATTGTTAATAGTGACGTACATTGTGTTTTTTCCATCATCCATTGTATTCTATCtttttgtgaattattcatTTACTGGTTTTgcaattaaaattcatttcgtAAAATACAGTGATTGTATTTGCAGGATATCAAAGAAGTATGATAACCATAAAAATAATATCTGTTTTTATTGTGTACTAAAGGCTACTTTAATAAACATGGTTTTGATTACTTTTTGTTGTATATAATTCATTTCCACAAGTTTAGTGaatttcttattatattttattatcatattttaACATGAATTTATTGTATCTGTATGTTAATtgaaaaaacatattttaataatataaaaatatgttaaatatatttcaaagagATTTTTAACTTGATGACCACTGTACCTATTTTTATTTAAGCTTTTACTTGTTTAGTGATGATACCCTATTGGACGAAGATCTTGGAGATGAAGAATATGATCTAGGCAATGATGAAGAAGAGGCTCTTTTAGCAGACGACTATGAAGTGGAGAGGGTGAGCATATTGCTGGACCATTATTTtgttgttaaataaaaattggttCATTATAATGCATCATATGATACAATATAATGTTCATGTCTAAtaacaattatattaaaaaatatatattacagttagaaaattaagaattttgtaCTCTATTTGTTAATGTAATGACAAATCAACATATTGCGATTATTAATCAAGGCGATCTTAAAAATTATAGTATGAAATAGTAGTTGCACATATAAAGTTACTCTCTATGAATTTCCTAATAATTCTTCTGAACTTtgtcaaaaataattaattatttaatacaaacagattaattttgatataattttgttttcatgtGTTTTATAAACGATATATTTCAGCAAGCAAGAAGGACTTCATTTAGTTATATCTGATTTATTTTGTGTATTATGACTAGGATGAACAAATCTAAAATCATAATTTCAAATTACATATTCTTCATTGTATGATGATACTATCCTAGACACAAGATATTTATCATTAATTCATGTATAGAATCACTTTATAAATGATTAAACAAAGATATATTCTAtttgaatattttgaaatttttcaggGTGAAATAAGCATTTTACTTAAATTGTGAGCGAAAATATTATGTGCTTATTATATGCGTATGAGATTGTATTCAAAGTTTAAAGCAAATGCacaaaaattataatacatttttgCGTAGgcgaaaattttgtattttatgcaaATGCTTCATATTAATTGTTgacttataaaatttattacgagATTTCtcaacattattataatatacaaaggatgTGAAAATGAAGCATGGAACATGTAAAACTCATCCATAACatatttagtaaaaatttaTGCAGGGAAAATGAAAGATAAACGATTGATATTTATTCTTTGTATTcatatatcataatattatttGTTGTAGCAATTTATATCTTTTGTACTATAATTgctttccatattttccttattatttaaaatttcataattacTTTTATTAGTGCCGATAAAActctgtatatgtataataaatagtaAGAACTTGTAAGTAATGATATTTCCTaatttattatgttatttgtACTTATTATGTTTCCTTTTCCCTGTTTGTTAAAAAAGCACAACTATTAGATATTGTAAGCAGAATAAATGTTAATGGTAATTGAAGCAGTACGATTACACAAGTTTGTTAATGTGCTATTCGTAGCCTCTCAACAAATTACAATTGAAAGCACTATTAAATTTTGTGATTTATAGTGCAATTACTACAAATAATATACTCAAAGATGTCATGAAAATTGTGTGTTTTAATGAAAGTTTTTATGTATAAAAGATATATGAATGTTTATAATATACATGTTTATATAAGTTTTCTTAAAGTGTGTTTAAAAAGTTAGTCCACACAATTACATTTCATTTCATTACAAATGGAAATCACATCTTgttcagatttttaaaaaattaaatgtaattacgcaattattattttgtaagaTGTATGAAAGATTGAAAAGAGATATTTGATTCGATGAAATCTATATATGATGAATTCTTTCATTAAAACATTCAAATGTTATGGAAAAGAGATATCGAGTCTGATTGTTGTGATACAATGGTATTGTAAGAAGGTAATATCGTTCGTTCTTTTGAGCGACTGTAACAATACATCGTACATACTTTATATCTTTGGATATCATATCAACTTGTATAACATTTCAAGTCATGTATCTATTTCCTTTTCATTAAAAAGCagtatgaaatattcaaaaaattgaaatagaaacTCAATGATTCTTAATGCAATTTGTCCAAAATATATGCAATACAATCGAATATAATAAGAAAACATATTGTTGAACTGCAATATATCATGCTGCTGCTGCCTTGAATTGTaacatattgtataatatatatttataacaattccGTATTGCGAAGTATCAAATATGCTATCGCTTTTAttgagaaaatattttattattctaattgACTGTTACGGTAATATTCATTTGCATGAATTATAATAGTACCTAACAGTAAGTTTTGTCGAGAAATTTGCGATTAAATTTTTTGCCgtataaatcttattattagcGGCTAATAATAATTAAGAGATTCGATGAGAAGGAAGGAAAATTGATAGAAATAGGAGGAAAGAATGGTGCGAGAATTCTCAAATGCGGTACCTTCGTTTTAATCATGGAAGAGTAACTTCTTATAAATTGATAAACATATAGTTAATTAAGAGTAGATTGTAACAACCACggctaaatattatattttcattacaaATATTTGGCAATTTAATTCCCTGAGCAGCAGAATAGCTATAAGGGAGAAGAGGAAACAGATGATGTACTGGACTTAGGAGTAACCGACGCACTTGATGACTTAGATGGTGAAGATGAAAACATAGAGTTTAGTAGGAGCAAAACTGATAGAAGCAACGACAATGATTTTTACGACGACGGAAATCAGCTAGAGGCTCAATCGAAGTATTACGAACAAGATGAAATTAATGAATATAAAAGCGAACAAACCCGACAAAACGATGAATTTTCTACAATTGATAACATTAATACTTCGAATAATATCGAAAAGGGAGATCTACGAGAGAAGTTGCAGAAAAATGCAAAAGTCTACTCTGGGAATGGACAAGGATTGGAAGATGACGAATGCGAAGAAGCTAAAGAAAGGAGGAACAgatttcaaaatgaaagaacTATCGTTTCTTCGAAAATGAATAACCATATACCGGATACTTTGGAGAACGTGGTAACATCTGAACCATCCAAGCTAGCATCTAGAGGCCGTGGAAGAGGTCGAAGTACAAGAGGAAATCGCGGTGGAAGATTTAATACACAAAATTCGGGAAATTTTAATCCAAGGTATGTGCAATTGTTGCAATTCTTAAGATCTCTGTCTTTATCTATTTATGGTATTATATATACGCGTTTCTGTGTACACAtgtataatattagaatattaaaataCCTATTAGAGTGTATAATTGTTTGTAAAATGTGATTGGCCAGGTTCGGTAATGCACGCAACGCAAACTTCGATAATCAACCACCACCAGTATGCAGGCCACCTTTACTCGAGACCTGGCCACTCTTTTTCCTCGGAGTACCAAACAATATGCAAAACCAACAACAGATTGTTTACCAGCAACAAAATTCTCAAGTACAACCCTTCCAGCATTATTCTCCAAACGGTTCGCTCCAAGGCCCATCGCATTTTGTAGATAATAGACCACAATTCAATCCTAATCAATTTCAAAATCAAGTGGCTCCTAGAACAATCGGGACAAGATTAGATTACGGACCTCGAGGTGGCTTGTCAGGATCTCTTCCAGGACCGCCTTACAGCCATCCATCGAATCAACCACCTTATGTCCAAATTCAACCGGCGCCAGTTGGTGCGAGTACAGCCCCGTTTCAAAACTCAGCTTCTCTTATGCAAGATAATCAAGCTCGGCTGATGCAAAACAATCAAGGTCCATTGTTGCAAGGGAATCCTGGAGGAACGCTTCTTGGAAATCTGAATTCAGTCGTACCTGGAACATCGACCGCGCCATTGTTACAGGGCAGTCAACCGTTACCTATGCAAGGATATTCACGTCAAGCTTCTTCCCAAGGGCCACTTATTAATCATCCTAACGTCAATCAAATACCAAATCAACCACCTTTCGAGAATAGACCACCTTTTCAAGAAGCAGCTCAATTTGAAAACCGATCCGTTTACGATTCGAGGTCCGGATATTCCGATCAAGTACCTACCAGTCAATTTAATACTAATACGTTACCTGTACCGCAACAATCCACTTCCAATGTACCCAATGTACCTTTACCTCCAGGGCACAAGATTTTAATCAATCCTCACTTTCGAGGAGCCGTTCAGTCGACAAACGATGGTAAGTTCTTTCAAGTGATTATTgactttttttttaacttttatcAGTTCCctataatttcatattaattCCTCTTACTTATGATTCCTTCTGGTTTGATTCGCAAACAGCAAGACTCGCATGGGATTCCAGTCAGCAAACACCTAATTTATCATCTCAAGTTCCTACTGGCCAATTCTCACAACTCGCTATCCCATATCAGAATCAAAGTTCGTATAATCAAACCCAACAAGAACCGCCGCATTATCAACAAAATTATCAACAAAATAAAAGCGACGTATGTATCATGTGATATTGACCAATCTAAGGTGTAACAAGATTTTACaggaaattataattatacgaATTTTCACAGGATCCTTATGCATACTTTTCTGATGTATGGCAAGAAAATAAGCCACAGAAAAATCAAACTGGAACTCAGAATAAACAGTATCCTTTAGAAAGTAGTTACTTGCGAGATGATAGCTATGAATCCAGTTCGAAATATAAATCGGATCAAGGGGatcaaaaaaataattatccACAGGTTGGTGGCATACGAATTGGTAGCAAGCATGTTAAGCGTGAAGAATATAATCTAGTTTTTAAAAACAATGCTCATCCCCAGGATCACAGAGGAATCCATCAAAATTATCGCGATAAAGATTTGTCGTCGAGAACCAGAAACGATCATGTTTCGAAGGGTAAGGTTTGCTCGTCAACCGCGTATCGTGAGAATTATGATCAAAATCATGTGCAGAAGTCTAGTAGCAGACCAGTGAATACTTCGATAAGAACTAGATTGCCACAAAAAAGAGTTCCCAACTCTGTAGACAGACCTTTACGTGATTTGAGCCCAAAACGAATAAAGGTTAGCAACAGAAATCTTCAAGAAGTACGAACAGTAGATATGTTAAACAATACGAATAATGACAAAAAGGTATATACAcattcatattttatttccttcccaCGCATTGCATATTCCtccaaaataaatttttataggaTGAAGAAAACGACCCAGAAATGCAGGAATATAGAAAAAAGATGGAAGAACAGAAACGGCTTAGAGAAAAGATCTTGCGGGAGAAGGAAAATCGACGAAAAATGGCTGCAATGGAGAAACAAAATGATGAAACTAAAAACGaaaatacatgtatgtataataaCATTTCATTATATAAATCAGATATACACAAATGATTTAGTAATTAATTGCTTGAGTACAATGGATACGTTTTCAAAGGCAATGTTAAAGTTGAGTTTttttagtaatatattttttttattttatttttttattttattatttaagagaGTTACCATTTCTTTATCAAAGTATGcagaatatttgttaaaaattatttcattctttttcttctattatCATAATTAAGCATTTATTTAATAAGCTATAATATTTCAGTTATAACATGATATTTCGTTTAAGAAATAACTATAATATATTgcgtaaataattatatataataataataatggcaACAATTTAAAATGAATATAATTGTGTGTGTAATGAATAATTTCACTTCCTAGTAAATGAAAATATACAAGACGCAAAACCTGTATCAGCACTTATGGGAGTAGTAAAAGATGCATCCACAAACAAAGGACATACCAATACTGGAAGAGGACGTGCTCGTCCTACCAATACACAATCTACAGAGGTATATGACTAAAGATGCCATGCTTTCCTAATTGTCGGTACACAAaacatgaaattaatatttccctttttttctcttttttacttcttttttttcctttctttgatATACATGCTTGTAAAACAGTGAGAGTAATTAACGGTTTTTCTtattatgatattttttataagcaATTCGTGCTTAATGCTCAAgcaaataaattgtataaaatgtGATCATgtctgataaaattttatttgtttgtattatactaaaatgaaaaagagaaagattcaaatatattgtatataaatatcatagGTATAGAAATAGGTGCTGCAATATCTAGGAAATTaacaatttttgttatttaCTAAAACACATTGTTGcagtttttatttattcgtgAGAATTATaccatttataaatatttatttctactTGAACGATAACTTACATATctcaaataatatattattaaataaaaagatatattatttatatatatatataatttatatatatatatatatatataggtctATCAGActttctgtatattttttactCGTGTtctaataaaatacatttttaaatactttttgttCTATTTAATTTCCTCCAAATTTTTATTAAGATTATTCtatattaaaatgttttatcaactctttttcatttattgtaatttttgaAGCAAAATCTTGATCTTTTTAATGAACTTTTTATATTGGAATTAGTAActcaaatattattattctttcttatacttttttacacGGCATGCTATCTTTTACGACTATTTTTGTTATAGGTTGCAGAGAAATCATCATGTATACGAATTGTCAGGACAATACAAACTATACAACCTAATGACTCTATAGATTCTACAAAAGACAGTAATTCTGGACATACGATTAATCAAGGAAATGAACATACAAAAGTATTAAATTCCCAATCTGGAACACGAAGAATTGTAATTCAGAAACCATTATTAAATACACAAAAGGTTGCCACTACTATACAAAAAACAGTATCAAATTTGCAGAAAGGTCAACTGTTGATGCAAAACAAGTTAGTTAATGTTGCTCAATGTCCAACTCAAAGAATTGGTCAAAATCAAGCTGATGTTTTAAGAAAATTAGCAAATATAGGACAGA harbors:
- the LOC117163606 gene encoding uncharacterized protein LOC117163606, producing MSEHDDTLLDEDLGDEEYDLGNDEEEALLADDYEVERQNSYKGEEETDDVLDLGVTDALDDLDGEDENIEFSRSKTDRSNDNDFYDDGNQLEAQSKYYEQDEINEYKSEQTRQNDEFSTIDNINTSNNIEKGDLREKLQKNAKVYSGNGQGLEDDECEEAKERRNRFQNERTIVSSKMNNHIPDTLENVVTSEPSKLASRGRGRGRSTRGNRGGRFNTQNSGNFNPRFGNARNANFDNQPPPVCRPPLLETWPLFFLGVPNNMQNQQQIVYQQQNSQVQPFQHYSPNGSLQGPSHFVDNRPQFNPNQFQNQVAPRTIGTRLDYGPRGGLSGSLPGPPYSHPSNQPPYVQIQPAPVGASTAPFQNSASLMQDNQARLMQNNQGPLLQGNPGGTLLGNLNSVVPGTSTAPLLQGSQPLPMQGYSRQASSQGPLINHPNVNQIPNQPPFENRPPFQEAAQFENRSVYDSRSGYSDQVPTSQFNTNTLPVPQQSTSNVPNVPLPPGHKILINPHFRGAVQSTNDARLAWDSSQQTPNLSSQVPTGQFSQLAIPYQNQSSYNQTQQEPPHYQQNYQQNKSDDPYAYFSDVWQENKPQKNQTGTQNKQYPLESSYLRDDSYESSSKYKSDQGDQKNNYPQDHRGIHQNYRDKDLSSRTRNDHVSKGKVCSSTAYRENYDQNHVQKSSSRPVNTSIRTRLPQKRVPNSVDRPLRDLSPKRIKVSNRNLQEVRTVDMLNNTNNDKKDEENDPEMQEYRKKMEEQKRLREKILREKENRRKMAAMEKQNDETKNENTLNENIQDAKPVSALMGVVKDASTNKGHTNTGRGRARPTNTQSTEVAEKSSCIRIVRTIQTIQPNDSIDSTKDSNSGHTINQGNEHTKVLNSQSGTRRIVIQKPLLNTQKVATTIQKTVSNLQKGQLLMQNKLVNVAQCPTQRIGQNQADVLRKLANIGQKVVGTSQRIVKQKSPGNLQKTVINVQEVTNTNAKKVVVNTQTNQRVVLQKSPIQQKKIPEIKTNTVKVENLAASTSEAQIRRMCQGIGTIESIQMGERSATIVFKTQSAAMVFHKKYQRKMLDLSLITVRLVPQSSGTKTTTTVIKVS